One Monomorium pharaonis isolate MP-MQ-018 chromosome 4, ASM1337386v2, whole genome shotgun sequence DNA segment encodes these proteins:
- the LOC105840736 gene encoding zinc finger protein 236: MTIVDVESVERGVQTRLLYSTPRGESPSLSVLTLKGVLHLTGTIERPSINGFTLPSAREDEVGGSTVVAEGVVGGIRGPGGGCRASSMTMAESAVEDAAAAPPGPAKPPPPSCTNNNTLAATANRNHRNPRKKRRRLEQVVDTLQAHRSSPSEGEVLKFEGSGPVSEEEDVFGSPRSSSSRSAVDTTAVIGQLPLRLKEAEAVTSTEEELNKISQQYHHHSHRSYRYSYHHHHHRHRYSPYQNNHRLSATKYSDCMCSQCSQSLAASAAMMLPSATSLQTPLSRTSFTYSSIYGTYSIFEQYMHTKYLSSSPSGDTFRGRSHSDSDVVPRWDETRVPAATTSFSSVVSHPPRSSSLESDSTSPQESPLDLSMKNLMLQSTAAASAVSNRSPSLQLLPSGIITRGSVSVPVVRGDVASPTTKETVAERYHLEVLPVVEEMAPGADVAYVCPECGQMFSLHDRLAKHMASRHRRQGLHDASAKAYLCDVCQRSFARSDMLTRHMRLHTGVKPYTCRVCRQVFSRSDHLSTHQRTHTGEKPYKCPQCAYAACRRDMITRHLKTHNRDCPIPKTEPGLLSGEECSTFDQNVAAAPSAVIKAE, encoded by the coding sequence GACGAGGTGGGTGGTAGTACGGTGGTAGCAGAGGGTGTCGTAGGTGGCATAAGGGGCCCAGGCGGCGGGTGCCGCGCATCCTCGATGACGATGGCCGAGAGCGCCGTGGAGGACGCCGCAGCCGCGCCCCCGGGTCCGGCCAAGCCGCCGCCACCCTCCTGTACGAACAATAACACCCTTGCGGCGACAGCCAATCGTAACCACCGGAACCCCCGCAAAAAACGAAGACGACTGGAACAGGTAGTGGACACATTGCAGGCCCATCGCAGTTCACCATCTGAAGGTGAAGTGTTGAAGTTTGAAGGCAGCGGCCCCGTGTCCGAGGAGGAAGATGTCTTTGGCTCGCCCAGGTCATCGTCCTCACGATCCGCTGTGGATACCACCGCGGTGATTGGCCAACTGCCGTTGAGGTTGAAGGAAGCGGAAGCAGTGACATCAACCGAAGAGGAGCTCAACAAGATCAGTCAACAGTATCACCATCATTCTCACCGATCATACCGCTATTCGTATCATCATCACCATCATCGACATCGTTATTCGCCTTATCAAAATAACCATCGATTGTCGGCGACCAAGTACTCTGACTGTATGTGCAGCCAGTGCTCGCAGTCATTGGCTGCATCGGCAGCGATGATGCTGCCATCAGCGACATCTCTGCAAACGCCGCTGTCGCGGACCAGTTTCACATACAGCAGTATATACGGCACATATAGCATATTCGAGCAGTACATGCATACCAAGTACctgtcgtcgtcgccgtcgggCGACACCTTCCGCGGACGCAGTCACTCTGACTCAGATGTTGTGCCTAGGTGGGACGAAACACGGGTCCCGGCCGCGACCACTTCTTTTTCCTCTGTCGTCAGTCATCCCCCACGAAGTAGCTCTCTCGAGAGTGACAGTACAAGTCCTCAAGAATCGCCATTGGATCTCTCCATGAAGAATCTAATGCTACAGTCTACTGCAGCTGCTTCGGCGGTGTCTAATAGATCACCGTCCCTTCAACTGCTGCCGTCCGGCATCATAACGCGAGGTTCCGTCAGCGTGCCAGTAGTCAGGGGCGATGTCGCATCACCTACGACGAAGGAAACCGTTGCGGAACGGTACCATTTGGAGGTTCTTCCCGTCGTTGAGGAAATGGCGCCCGGCGCGGACGTGGCTTACGTTTGTCCGGAGTGTGGACAGATGTTCAGTTTGCACGATCGTCTGGCAAAACACATGGCATCTAGACATCGTCGGCAAGGTCTCCACGATGCCTCGGCGAAGGCGTACCTCTGCGACGTGTGTCAGAGGAGTTTTGCGAGGTCAGACATGTTAACTAGGCATATGAGACTGCATACAGGCGTCAAACCGTACACATGCCGGGTTTGCCGACAGGTGTTCAGCAGATCTGATCACCTCAGCACCCATCAACGAACCCATACTGGCGAGAAACCGTATAAATGCCCGCAGTGTGCCTATGCAGCCTGTCGCAGAGATATGATCACCAGGCATTTGAAAACCCACAATCGGGACTGTCCTATCCCGAAGACCGAACCGGGTCTTCTCTCTGGTGAAGAATGTTCCACTTTCGACCAAAACGTGGCAGCGGCGCCGTCAGCAGTTATCAAAGCTGAATGA